Proteins co-encoded in one uncultured Flavobacterium sp. genomic window:
- a CDS encoding EamA family transporter → MDAKQLKWAYLLVLSLIWGSSFILIKRGLVGLTAVQVGSFRIIFAALFLLIVGFKSLKKISRRQWKFVAITSLFGTFTPAYLFAIAETQVDSSIVAILNSLTPLNTLVFGVLVFGIQFQRRQVLGVFVGFIGCLLLVLSGASSHPGQNYYYVILVVIATLCYAINVNLIKKYLSDLNSLSITTGNFAVLFLPALIILSTTDIFHKISFEATEHSIFFVMILGVLGTGIANVVFFKLIQMSSPVFATSVTYLIPIVAFFWGLLDNEMLTPIQFFGAFIILIGVYLSAKK, encoded by the coding sequence ATGGATGCAAAACAATTAAAGTGGGCTTATTTGTTGGTTCTTTCGCTAATTTGGGGAAGTTCTTTTATTTTAATCAAAAGAGGATTGGTGGGATTAACCGCAGTTCAGGTTGGTTCATTCCGAATTATTTTTGCAGCCCTTTTTCTATTGATTGTTGGTTTTAAAAGTTTAAAGAAAATTTCGCGTCGTCAATGGAAATTTGTTGCTATAACTTCGCTTTTCGGAACTTTTACTCCAGCCTATCTTTTTGCTATTGCAGAAACCCAAGTTGATAGTTCGATTGTGGCTATTTTAAATTCGCTTACACCTTTAAATACATTAGTTTTTGGGGTTCTTGTATTTGGAATACAATTTCAAAGAAGACAAGTTTTAGGTGTTTTCGTTGGTTTTATTGGGTGTTTGTTATTGGTCTTAAGTGGTGCTTCATCACATCCAGGGCAAAACTATTATTATGTTATTCTGGTTGTAATTGCAACGCTTTGTTATGCAATAAACGTCAATTTAATTAAGAAATATTTATCCGATTTGAATTCGCTGAGCATAACAACAGGAAATTTTGCTGTTTTGTTTTTGCCCGCATTAATCATTTTAAGTACAACAGATATTTTTCATAAAATAAGCTTTGAAGCCACTGAGCATTCCATTTTTTTCGTGATGATTTTGGGAGTTTTAGGAACCGGAATAGCTAATGTTGTTTTCTTTAAATTAATCCAAATGTCGTCGCCTGTATTTGCAACATCAGTGACGTATTTAATTCCGATAGTAGCATTTTTCTGGGGATTGTTAGACAATGAAATGCTAACACCAATTCAGTTTTTTGGAGCGTTTATTATTTTGATAGGAGTTTATTTATCGGCTAAAAAATAA
- a CDS encoding heavy metal-associated domain-containing protein translates to MKFTKIVATVAIASLLFVSCKKEEDKNLANIKSETTAPKEHKAIAAENVQTASFTIEGMTCAMGCAKTIEKELSNLDGVEKATVDFDKKTATVVFDKTVQNQENLTKTVQATGDGKTYKVSNIKS, encoded by the coding sequence ATGAAATTTACAAAAATCGTAGCTACTGTAGCAATAGCAAGTTTACTATTTGTAAGCTGCAAAAAAGAAGAAGATAAAAATCTGGCTAATATAAAAAGCGAAACAACAGCTCCAAAAGAACATAAAGCAATTGCTGCTGAAAATGTACAAACGGCAAGTTTTACAATCGAAGGAATGACTTGCGCAATGGGATGTGCTAAAACAATCGAAAAAGAATTATCTAATCTTGACGGAGTAGAAAAAGCAACTGTTGATTTTGATAAAAAAACAGCTACTGTTGTATTTGACAAAACGGTTCAAAACCAAGAAAACCTAACTAAAACAGTTCAGGCAACAGGAGACGGAAAAACGTATAAGGTTTCCAATATTAAGTCTTAA
- the gldD gene encoding gliding motility lipoprotein GldD, which yields MLKRILSIATILLALTVLSCKDDVVPKPASFLRLDYPEAKYVNFENNCPFSFEMNEGAIIKGEKDCGFAITYPKMKATIYLTYKPVNGDIQKLLKDAQKLTYEHVIKADDILEQPYLNPKKKVYGMFYQVDGNAATNSQFYVTDSTKHFITGSVYFYAKPNFDSVMPAASYIKNDMQRLMETLKWK from the coding sequence ATGCTTAAAAGAATACTTTCGATAGCGACAATTTTACTGGCATTGACCGTATTGAGTTGTAAAGATGATGTAGTGCCAAAGCCGGCAAGTTTCCTGCGATTAGATTATCCCGAAGCAAAATATGTGAATTTTGAGAATAATTGCCCGTTTAGTTTTGAAATGAACGAAGGCGCAATTATTAAAGGTGAAAAAGATTGCGGATTTGCGATTACATATCCTAAAATGAAAGCAACAATTTATTTGACATATAAGCCCGTAAACGGCGATATTCAGAAATTGCTTAAAGATGCTCAAAAACTAACCTATGAACACGTTATTAAAGCTGACGATATCTTAGAACAACCGTATTTAAACCCGAAAAAAAAGGTTTATGGTATGTTTTACCAAGTTGACGGAAATGCGGCTACAAACTCTCAATTTTACGTTACTGACAGTACAAAACATTTTATAACAGGATCAGTTTATTTTTATGCTAAACCCAATTTTGATTCTGTTATGCCAGCGGCAAGTTATATCAAAAATGATATGCAAAGGCTTATGGAAACTTTGAAGTGGAAATAA
- a CDS encoding gliding motility-associated protein GldE: protein MDPEPSLLFSTNLDINLIIGFVGIFILLFLSAIVSGAEVALFSLSQKDIDDALNENLSKGKIISNLLDKPKKLLATLLVANNFLNIGVVILFSFVGQNLFNNIDSPVLKFILEVILVTFLILLFAEVLPKVYASRNNIKFAKRIAYPIAILDKLLSPISLPMRSITLYLQNKLGKRKNSFSINQLSQALELTDSEGTSSEEQKILEGIVSFGNTDTKQVMSPRIDIFALEISESFTSIYPKIIEKGFSRIPVYKDNIDQIEGVLFVKDLLPHIDKKEFDWTTLMREAFFVPENKKLDNLLKDFQSLKSHLAIVVDEYGGTSGLVSLEDVIEEIVGDISDEFDDENLNFSQIDEKNFLFEGKINMKDFYRIIDVDEDVFESHKGEAETLAGFILEILGNFPKKDQKVAFENCIFTIETVDKKRVKQIKVTIE, encoded by the coding sequence TTGGACCCAGAGCCCAGTTTACTCTTTTCTACAAATTTAGACATCAATTTAATTATTGGTTTTGTCGGAATATTTATTTTGCTGTTTCTGTCGGCAATCGTTTCAGGTGCCGAAGTGGCGCTTTTTTCACTATCTCAAAAAGACATTGACGATGCTTTGAATGAGAATCTTTCGAAAGGAAAAATTATTTCAAACCTTTTAGATAAACCCAAAAAATTACTTGCAACATTGTTAGTTGCCAATAACTTTTTGAATATTGGCGTAGTTATTTTGTTCTCGTTTGTTGGGCAAAATCTCTTTAACAACATAGACTCGCCAGTTTTAAAGTTTATTTTAGAAGTAATTTTAGTTACTTTTCTGATTTTGTTATTCGCCGAGGTTTTGCCTAAAGTTTATGCTAGTCGAAACAATATAAAGTTTGCAAAACGCATTGCTTATCCAATCGCTATTTTAGATAAATTGCTATCGCCTATAAGTTTGCCCATGCGTAGTATCACATTATATTTGCAGAATAAACTAGGGAAACGAAAGAATAGTTTTTCGATAAATCAGCTTTCGCAAGCATTAGAATTGACAGATTCTGAAGGAACATCAAGCGAAGAACAAAAAATATTAGAAGGAATTGTTTCTTTTGGAAATACAGATACAAAGCAAGTTATGAGTCCTAGGATTGATATTTTTGCATTAGAAATATCAGAATCATTCACTTCAATTTATCCAAAAATAATTGAAAAAGGGTTTTCAAGAATTCCCGTTTATAAAGATAATATTGATCAGATAGAAGGAGTTTTATTCGTTAAGGATTTATTGCCTCATATTGATAAAAAAGAATTTGACTGGACAACCTTGATGAGAGAAGCTTTTTTTGTTCCTGAGAATAAAAAATTAGACAATCTGTTAAAGGATTTTCAAAGTCTTAAAAGCCATTTGGCAATTGTCGTAGATGAATATGGAGGAACGTCAGGTTTAGTTTCCTTAGAAGATGTAATCGAAGAGATTGTTGGGGATATAAGCGACGAATTTGATGACGAGAATTTGAATTTTTCTCAGATCGATGAAAAGAATTTCCTTTTTGAAGGAAAGATTAATATGAAAGATTTCTACAGAATCATTGATGTTGATGAAGATGTCTTTGAATCGCATAAAGGAGAAGCGGAAACACTGGCAGGTTTTATTTTAGAAATTCTGGGTAATTTCCCTAAAAAAGATCAAAAAGTAGCTTTTGAAAACTGCATTTTTACAATAGAAACGGTGGACAAAAAGCGTGTAAAACAAATTAAAGTAACAATAGAATAA
- the ssb gene encoding single-stranded DNA-binding protein → MNGTLNKVMLIGHLGDDVKMHYFDGGNCIGRFQLATNEVYINKTTNEKITSTEWHNLVVRNKAAEICEKYLSKGDKIYIEGRIKSRQWQAEDGTTKYTTEIQVTEFTFLTTKKETGNHKPNHDSESAKSTNFDATSEGLPINDLPF, encoded by the coding sequence ATGAACGGAACATTAAATAAAGTGATGCTTATTGGCCATTTAGGAGATGATGTAAAAATGCATTATTTTGACGGCGGAAATTGCATCGGACGTTTTCAACTGGCTACAAACGAGGTTTATATTAATAAAACAACCAATGAAAAAATAACCTCGACAGAGTGGCATAATTTAGTTGTACGCAATAAAGCGGCTGAGATTTGTGAGAAGTATTTATCTAAAGGAGATAAAATATATATAGAAGGACGTATCAAATCGCGCCAATGGCAGGCAGAAGATGGTACAACCAAATATACCACAGAAATTCAGGTTACCGAGTTTACTTTCTTGACTACCAAAAAAGAAACTGGAAATCATAAACCAAATCACGATTCAGAATCCGCAAAAAGTACTAACTTTGACGCGACTAGCGAAGGCTTGCCTATTAATGACCTGCCTTTTTGA
- the mutY gene encoding A/G-specific adenine glycosylase, whose product MNFSNILIKWYLQNKRDLPWRKTANPYHIWLSEIMLQQTRVAQGMPYFFAFTEEFPTVFDLANASEEQVLKLWQGLGYYSRARNLHKTAQYVANELNGVFPANYKDLLKLKGVGEYTAAAIASFSYNEAVPVVDGNVFRVLSRYFDIESDIALPATKKEFTELAYELMPKNDPAIFNQAIMEFGALQCVPKSPDCSVCVFNDSCLALQKKKVSVLPVKSKKVKVTNRFFNYLILEDVLGNTLIQKRTAKGIWHNLYEFPLLETPEIVDFDFVSNAIQNDIFSTYTILGIEECSETTVIHKLSHQHLHIQFWKVKINEIIVNGLNTTDLKDFPFPIVIYNFIEKQEIIC is encoded by the coding sequence ATGAATTTTTCTAACATATTGATAAAATGGTATTTACAAAACAAACGTGATTTGCCGTGGCGAAAAACGGCTAATCCATACCATATTTGGCTCTCAGAAATTATGTTGCAACAGACTCGAGTTGCGCAAGGAATGCCATATTTTTTTGCTTTTACGGAGGAATTTCCTACTGTTTTTGATTTGGCAAATGCCTCAGAAGAGCAAGTTTTGAAACTTTGGCAGGGATTAGGGTATTATTCTCGCGCCAGAAATCTGCATAAAACAGCTCAATATGTCGCAAATGAGCTTAACGGAGTTTTTCCTGCTAACTATAAAGATTTGCTAAAATTAAAAGGTGTTGGTGAATATACGGCCGCCGCAATTGCTTCTTTTTCTTATAATGAAGCTGTTCCTGTTGTCGATGGAAACGTGTTTAGGGTACTTTCTCGTTATTTTGATATAGAATCTGATATTGCTTTGCCTGCAACTAAAAAAGAATTTACAGAGCTTGCTTATGAATTAATGCCAAAAAATGATCCAGCGATTTTTAATCAGGCGATAATGGAATTTGGTGCTTTGCAATGTGTGCCTAAAAGTCCGGATTGTTCAGTCTGTGTTTTTAATGATAGCTGTCTTGCTTTGCAAAAAAAGAAAGTTTCGGTTTTGCCTGTCAAATCTAAAAAGGTAAAAGTGACGAATCGTTTCTTTAATTATCTGATTCTGGAAGATGTTTTAGGAAATACTTTAATTCAAAAGAGAACAGCAAAGGGAATCTGGCATAATTTATATGAGTTTCCTCTTTTGGAGACTCCTGAAATTGTTGATTTTGATTTTGTTTCAAATGCGATTCAAAATGATATTTTTTCTACCTATACTATATTAGGTATAGAAGAGTGTAGTGAAACGACTGTAATTCATAAACTTTCGCATCAACATCTTCATATTCAGTTCTGGAAAGTTAAAATTAACGAAATAATAGTTAATGGTTTGAATACCACTGACTTGAAAGATTTCCCTTTTCCAATTGTGATTTATAATTTTATAGAAAAGCAAGAAATAATTTGCTAA
- a CDS encoding HU family DNA-binding protein, translating into MTKADIVAKISEKLGLEKGDVQATVETFMEEVKTSLETGDNVYLRGFGSFIVKTRAEKTGRNISKNTTIKIPAHNIPAFKPAKVFVEGVKTNNEAK; encoded by the coding sequence ATGACGAAAGCAGATATCGTAGCGAAAATTTCAGAGAAACTAGGTCTTGAAAAAGGAGATGTTCAAGCAACAGTAGAAACTTTTATGGAAGAAGTTAAAACTTCATTAGAAACTGGAGACAATGTTTACCTAAGAGGATTTGGTAGTTTTATTGTAAAAACCAGAGCTGAAAAAACAGGTAGAAACATTTCTAAAAACACCACTATCAAAATTCCAGCACACAACATTCCTGCTTTTAAACCTGCAAAAGTTTTTGTAGAAGGAGTAAAAACGAATAACGAAGCAAAATAA
- a CDS encoding ribonuclease E/G, with translation MNKELIIRSSSEAVDFALLKDGKLIELHKEEEKSNFQVGDIFIAKIRKPVAGLNAAFVNVGFEKDAFLHYHDLGPNLASQLKFIKLVSAGKLKDFSLKTFQFEKEIDKDGIITDILSANQSVLVQVVKEPISTKGPRISAELSLAGRFIVLVPFSDRVSISQKIEDKKEKDRLKKLVLSIKPKGFGVIVRTVAEGKNVAELEKDLQNLLGRWTAMCKKLPTAHHPSKVLGELNRASSILRDVFNDTFSGIQIDDEELYHQTKEYLQEIAPSKQSIVKFYQSNDTPIFEKYNIERQIKTSFGRTVSMSKGAYLIIEHTEALHVIDVNSGNRSNKATNQEDTAMEVNMIAAAEIARQLRLRDMGGIIVVDFIDMSNPENRKVLFDFLREEMSDDKAKHKILPPSKFGLVQITRQRVRPEVNIKTREEDPNNENGEIEAPILIIDKITSDLERLLKTHNKVVLNTHPFVAAYLSKGFPSLRSKWFFEHKKWVKIIPRDAYTYLEYHFYDKKGNVISE, from the coding sequence GTGAATAAAGAATTAATCATTAGATCTAGTTCTGAAGCCGTAGATTTTGCCTTATTAAAAGATGGAAAACTAATTGAATTACACAAGGAAGAAGAGAAAAGCAACTTTCAGGTTGGTGATATTTTTATTGCCAAAATACGAAAACCCGTTGCTGGACTTAATGCTGCTTTTGTAAACGTAGGCTTCGAAAAAGATGCCTTTTTACATTATCACGATTTAGGACCTAACTTAGCTTCCCAACTGAAATTCATAAAACTTGTAAGCGCAGGTAAATTAAAAGATTTCTCCCTAAAAACCTTTCAGTTTGAAAAAGAGATTGACAAAGATGGCATCATTACTGATATTTTAAGTGCCAATCAATCTGTTTTAGTTCAAGTTGTAAAAGAACCTATATCGACCAAAGGTCCAAGAATAAGCGCTGAGCTTTCATTGGCAGGAAGATTTATTGTTCTCGTTCCGTTTTCTGACCGCGTTTCTATTTCTCAAAAAATAGAAGACAAAAAGGAAAAGGATCGTCTAAAAAAACTTGTTCTATCGATCAAACCTAAAGGATTTGGTGTTATTGTTCGCACAGTAGCCGAAGGCAAAAACGTAGCCGAATTAGAAAAAGATTTGCAGAACCTGCTTGGCAGATGGACTGCAATGTGTAAAAAATTACCAACTGCTCATCATCCCTCAAAAGTATTAGGAGAACTCAACAGAGCTTCTTCAATATTAAGAGATGTATTCAACGATACCTTTAGCGGTATACAAATAGATGACGAAGAGTTGTACCATCAAACGAAGGAATATCTGCAAGAAATTGCACCTTCAAAACAATCGATTGTTAAGTTTTATCAATCAAATGACACTCCAATTTTCGAGAAATACAATATAGAGAGACAAATCAAAACTTCATTTGGCAGAACCGTTTCCATGAGTAAAGGTGCTTACCTTATCATCGAACACACTGAAGCTCTTCACGTTATAGACGTAAACAGCGGAAATCGTTCGAATAAAGCAACCAACCAGGAAGACACTGCTATGGAAGTTAATATGATTGCTGCCGCTGAAATTGCCAGACAACTTCGTTTGCGCGATATGGGCGGAATAATCGTAGTTGATTTTATCGATATGTCTAATCCTGAAAACAGGAAGGTCCTGTTCGACTTCTTGCGAGAAGAAATGAGCGACGATAAAGCAAAGCATAAAATCTTACCGCCTAGTAAATTTGGTTTAGTTCAAATTACAAGACAACGCGTAAGACCGGAAGTTAATATTAAAACTAGAGAAGAAGATCCAAACAATGAAAATGGCGAAATTGAAGCGCCAATTTTAATCATTGATAAAATTACCTCTGATTTAGAAAGACTTTTAAAAACCCACAATAAAGTTGTGCTTAACACACACCCGTTTGTGGCTGCATACCTCAGTAAAGGTTTTCCATCATTACGTTCAAAATGGTTTTTTGAACATAAGAAATGGGTGAAAATCATACCTCGTGACGCTTACACGTACTTAGAATACCATTTCTATGATAAAAAAGGAAATGTTATTTCAGAATAA
- a CDS encoding Crp/Fnr family transcriptional regulator, whose translation MKEQLCNYIKSIITVTDEELVTILSYFKPLKAEKNELLVAHGQMNQRSFFVGSGCLRIYFITEDGQEATRYLAFENNFATALCSFISNEPSLEFIQALEPTELLYISSKDFYHLLEIIPAWEKFYRHYLEKAYVNNTNRLMSFLTLDATERYKQLLDINPKIIQRLPNKIVATYLNISQETLSRLKSKRY comes from the coding sequence ATGAAAGAGCAACTTTGCAATTACATTAAAAGCATTATAACTGTTACAGACGAAGAGTTAGTTACAATTCTTTCCTATTTTAAACCATTAAAGGCGGAGAAAAATGAGTTATTAGTAGCTCATGGTCAAATGAATCAAAGAAGCTTTTTTGTGGGTTCAGGTTGCTTGCGAATATATTTTATTACCGAAGACGGACAAGAAGCAACGCGATATTTAGCATTTGAAAATAACTTTGCCACTGCATTGTGCAGCTTTATTTCAAACGAACCATCGTTAGAATTTATTCAGGCGTTAGAACCAACGGAATTATTGTATATTTCGAGTAAAGATTTTTATCATTTACTTGAAATTATTCCGGCATGGGAAAAATTCTATCGCCATTATTTAGAAAAAGCTTATGTAAATAATACCAACAGACTTATGTCTTTCTTAACTCTTGATGCAACAGAAAGATACAAACAGTTGTTGGATATAAATCCGAAAATTATTCAGCGTCTGCCAAACAAAATAGTAGCTACTTACTTGAATATTTCGCAAGAAACCTTGAGTAGATTAAAATCTAAGCGTTACTAA
- a CDS encoding DUF2798 domain-containing protein, with amino-acid sequence MKKKYFKYINTLFVVIPMTLIMAFVGLMRNYGFGEDWFLKFLKAWSVMLPVAYLAAFIIIPNARKLAERTTAKS; translated from the coding sequence ATGAAGAAAAAGTATTTTAAGTACATCAACACATTATTTGTTGTGATTCCAATGACGTTAATTATGGCTTTTGTGGGACTAATGCGTAATTATGGTTTTGGTGAAGATTGGTTTTTGAAATTTCTTAAAGCATGGAGTGTTATGTTGCCTGTTGCGTATTTGGCAGCCTTTATTATCATTCCGAATGCTAGAAAATTAGCCGAAAGAACAACTGCTAAATCATAA
- the pbpC gene encoding penicillin-binding protein 1C — protein sequence MKNKLIAFSQRIINGIKRNKIKSAIAFLLLLIYYFSLPRTLFKEPYSTVIESKEGELLGAKIASDGQWRFPAQDSVPDKFKKCIVYFEDEYFYKHPGFNPVAMVNAIKQNRKAGKVVRGGSTLTQQVIRLSRKGKGRTYFEKIIEIILATRLELGYSKNEILELYAAHAPFGGNVVGLEMASWRYFGVQSNQLSWAENATLAVLPNAPSLIYPGKNQIKLLNKRNRLLLKLHQEGIIDQQTYELSVQEPLPQKPYDLPQIASHLLQRVAKDQEGTRVKTTIDYALQNRVNQIARYYYNQYKQNEVHNLAILVIDVSNRNVMSYVGNSPTDNNHQKDVDIIDAPRSTGSILKPLLYAGMLDDGELLPNTLVADIPTQIAGYTPQNFNLTFDGAVPAHRALSRSLNIPAVLMLQDFGVNKFYEELQKFKLRDINKTPDHYGLSLILGGAESNLWDLCRTYANLSSSLNYYSKSQGKYRTNEFLELNYTNDFQPNFGSETDQKNIVGAGSIWLTYNAMEEVNRPEGDEAWKFYDSSLKIAWKTGTSFGNRDAWAIGTNSKYVVGVWVGNATGEGRPTLTGVTSAAPILFDVFNLLPRQKWFQTPYRDLEEVEVCRLSGYLAKEGCPKIKQWVPKKGKSTVVCPYHKTVHLDKTEKFQVNSSCESVDNIVTKNWFVLPPVMAWYYKSQHIEYLPLPPFKEDCQGTQSVNMDFIYPKTNSKIYLTKNFNSEVQPVILKVAYSERDRELFWYVDNVYKATTKTFHELPITPTSGMHYITVVDAFGNEIRRKIEIVRE from the coding sequence TTGAAAAATAAATTGATAGCGTTCTCACAACGCATTATAAATGGGATAAAAAGAAATAAAATAAAATCAGCAATTGCATTTTTGCTCTTGCTGATTTATTATTTCTCATTGCCTCGAACTTTGTTTAAAGAGCCTTATTCTACGGTGATTGAAAGTAAAGAAGGCGAATTGCTTGGAGCTAAAATTGCCAGCGACGGACAATGGCGTTTTCCTGCGCAGGACAGTGTACCGGATAAATTCAAAAAGTGCATTGTTTATTTTGAAGATGAATACTTTTATAAACATCCGGGATTTAATCCGGTTGCGATGGTAAATGCCATTAAACAAAATAGAAAAGCAGGAAAAGTAGTCAGAGGAGGAAGTACACTTACACAGCAGGTTATCCGATTATCCCGAAAAGGAAAAGGAAGAACTTACTTCGAAAAAATCATCGAAATTATTCTCGCAACCCGATTAGAATTAGGGTATTCTAAAAATGAAATTCTCGAATTATATGCTGCTCACGCCCCGTTTGGTGGAAATGTAGTTGGGTTAGAAATGGCTTCGTGGCGTTATTTTGGAGTACAATCAAATCAATTATCGTGGGCTGAAAATGCAACTTTGGCAGTTTTGCCCAATGCTCCGAGTTTGATTTATCCGGGAAAAAATCAGATTAAGTTACTGAATAAACGAAACCGACTTTTACTGAAATTGCATCAGGAAGGAATTATTGATCAGCAAACTTATGAACTTTCGGTTCAGGAACCATTGCCTCAAAAGCCATATGATTTGCCTCAAATTGCATCACATTTATTACAGAGAGTGGCAAAAGATCAGGAAGGAACGCGAGTAAAAACAACTATTGATTATGCTTTGCAAAATAGAGTGAATCAAATTGCAAGATATTATTACAATCAATACAAGCAGAATGAAGTTCATAATCTGGCTATTTTGGTAATTGATGTTTCAAATCGAAATGTAATGAGTTATGTTGGTAATTCGCCTACAGATAATAATCATCAAAAAGATGTTGATATTATTGATGCTCCAAGAAGTACAGGAAGTATTTTGAAACCTCTTTTATATGCCGGAATGTTAGATGATGGCGAATTATTACCAAATACCTTAGTAGCTGATATTCCAACACAAATTGCTGGTTACACACCTCAAAATTTTAATCTGACTTTTGATGGTGCTGTTCCCGCACATCGGGCTTTGTCTAGATCTTTGAATATTCCGGCCGTTTTAATGTTGCAGGATTTTGGTGTGAATAAATTTTATGAAGAATTGCAAAAATTCAAATTAAGAGACATTAATAAAACGCCGGATCATTACGGATTATCACTTATTTTGGGCGGTGCCGAAAGTAATTTGTGGGATTTATGCCGAACGTATGCAAACTTGTCTTCTTCGTTAAATTATTATTCTAAAAGCCAGGGAAAATATCGAACGAATGAATTTTTAGAATTAAATTATACAAATGATTTTCAGCCTAATTTTGGCTCTGAAACAGATCAGAAGAATATTGTGGGTGCAGGATCCATTTGGTTAACTTACAACGCAATGGAAGAGGTTAACAGGCCTGAAGGTGACGAGGCATGGAAGTTTTATGACAGTTCGTTAAAAATTGCCTGGAAAACCGGAACCAGTTTTGGAAATCGTGATGCTTGGGCTATTGGAACGAATTCGAAATATGTAGTGGGAGTTTGGGTTGGAAATGCAACTGGTGAGGGAAGGCCAACTTTAACCGGAGTTACAAGTGCAGCGCCAATTTTATTTGATGTTTTTAATTTGTTGCCGAGACAAAAGTGGTTTCAGACGCCTTATAGAGATTTAGAGGAAGTTGAGGTTTGTCGTTTAAGTGGTTATTTGGCGAAAGAAGGTTGTCCGAAAATCAAACAATGGGTTCCTAAAAAAGGGAAATCTACTGTGGTTTGTCCGTATCATAAAACGGTGCATTTAGATAAAACAGAAAAATTTCAGGTTAATAGCAGTTGCGAAAGTGTTGATAATATTGTAACTAAAAATTGGTTTGTTTTACCGCCTGTTATGGCTTGGTATTACAAAAGTCAGCATATTGAGTATTTGCCTTTACCTCCATTTAAGGAAGATTGTCAGGGAACACAATCAGTGAATATGGATTTTATTTATCCAAAAACGAATAGTAAAATTTATTTAACGAAGAATTTTAATAGCGAAGTTCAGCCTGTAATTCTTAAAGTTGCGTACTCAGAACGTGATCGCGAATTGTTTTGGTATGTTGATAATGTTTATAAAGCTACGACAAAAACGTTTCATGAATTGCCAATTACACCAACATCAGGAATGCATTATATAACTGTTGTAGATGCTTTTGGGAATGAAATCAGACGAAAAATAGAGATTGTCAGAGAGTAG